A part of Olleya sp. Bg11-27 genomic DNA contains:
- a CDS encoding RNA polymerase sigma factor: MIDSKNNLCEEHYFSNFYLEHLQSASNFAYYKCGDNAKSLDLVQDAFSKIWENCSKIEFTKAKTYLFTSINNMFLNTIKHNKVVMDYAKAAPYIDQDNQSPEYLLEEEEFKVKLQNAIALLTDGQREVFLLNRIEGKKYREIAVLLDLSQKAVEKRMSAALKTLKQHIENI, from the coding sequence ATGATTGACAGTAAAAATAACCTTTGCGAAGAGCATTACTTCAGTAATTTTTATTTAGAGCACCTCCAGTCGGCAAGTAACTTTGCCTATTACAAATGCGGAGACAATGCTAAATCTTTAGATTTAGTACAGGATGCTTTTTCTAAAATATGGGAAAATTGTTCTAAAATAGAGTTCACAAAAGCAAAGACGTATCTGTTTACCTCTATTAATAATATGTTTTTAAATACCATCAAACATAATAAGGTGGTTATGGATTACGCCAAAGCAGCACCTTATATAGATCAAGACAATCAAAGTCCAGAATACTTATTAGAAGAAGAAGAATTTAAAGTGAAGCTACAAAATGCTATTGCTTTATTGACGGATGGACAGCGTGAAGTGTTTTTATTAAATAGAATTGAAGGCAAAAAGTATCGTGAAATTGCTGTACTATTAGACCTCTCTCAAAAAGCGGTTGAAAAACGAATGTCTGCTGCCTTAAAAACATTAAAGCAACACATAGAAAACATTTAA
- a CDS encoding FecR family protein: protein MKEENNILKWFNNDLSKQELDDLKQSEDFKTLEKIKHYSAQMQAPKVDAQHALEAFKNRKLTKTEPKVIPLHFKTFFKVAAMVIVLLGVSYFAFFNNTTNFTTQIAETETLQLPDQSEVILNAKSSLSYNKKNWDDHRDLTLDGEAFFKVSKGQKFTVTTDAGIVQVLGTQFNVKERDHYFEVICYEGLVSVTHNNKTVKLSKGKGFKVVNGVIQLIDNDTTTTPSWLQAESSFNKIALQEVIAELERQYHVTIKAPAIDIKQLFTGTFTHNNLNTALQSITIPLKISFKIEGKTVTFYKYEG, encoded by the coding sequence ATGAAAGAAGAAAACAACATATTAAAATGGTTTAATAATGACTTGTCTAAACAGGAGCTTGACGATTTAAAACAATCCGAGGACTTTAAAACTTTAGAAAAAATCAAGCATTATAGTGCACAAATGCAAGCTCCAAAAGTGGATGCACAACACGCATTAGAGGCTTTTAAAAACAGAAAACTAACTAAAACAGAACCCAAAGTCATTCCGTTGCACTTTAAAACCTTTTTTAAAGTTGCTGCTATGGTTATTGTTTTATTAGGCGTATCCTACTTTGCCTTTTTTAATAACACGACCAATTTTACCACACAAATTGCAGAGACAGAAACGTTACAGTTACCAGATCAATCCGAAGTAATATTAAACGCAAAGTCTAGTTTATCTTATAATAAAAAAAATTGGGATGATCATCGCGATTTAACTTTAGACGGAGAAGCCTTTTTCAAGGTTAGTAAAGGTCAAAAATTTACTGTGACCACAGACGCCGGAATTGTTCAAGTGTTAGGAACACAATTTAACGTCAAAGAGCGTGACCATTATTTTGAAGTCATTTGTTACGAAGGTTTAGTTAGTGTCACCCATAATAATAAAACTGTAAAATTATCAAAAGGCAAAGGCTTTAAGGTGGTTAATGGTGTTATCCAATTAATAGACAACGATACTACCACAACGCCATCATGGTTGCAGGCCGAAAGTAGTTTTAACAAAATAGCATTACAAGAGGTCATTGCAGAGCTAGAGCGTCAATACCACGTGACTATCAAGGCACCTGCTATTGATATCAAACAATTATTTACCGGTACGTTTACACACAACAACCTAAATACCGCTTTACAATCCATTACAATCCCTCTTAAAATAAGTTTTAAAATTGAAGGAAAAACAGTCACATTTTATAAATATGAAGGGTAA
- a CDS encoding TonB-dependent receptor domain-containing protein, with protein sequence MKGNFWLTCFCLVLVTVSFGQTDKLPLADYIKTLQSEFNVKFSYAVEDVANIIIIKPDTVLNLDDTLDYLNANTLLNFKTIDQRYITVSVLEKTISICGTVYSATANQSLLGASVIIKGTTKGTTTNYNGQFQFSDLPLNATLSISYLGFESQDVLAKYFFSDSEPCKPVRLIENNEMLNEVLITKYLTTGLQKLMDGSLLLNTDQFGILPGLIAPDILQSIQALPGIESVNESIANINVRGGTNDQNLMLWDGIKMYHSGHFFGLISAYNPNLTNTVVVTKNGTSSQYSDGVSSTINMFTKDELSHTISGGAGINLISADAFLELPITKKLELHLSGRRSITDVFTTPTYDNYFERSFQDSDINTNASITNSNTQSDFVFYDYSAKVLFDLNKNHKFRANVIGINNTLDYAESITDSENTTTSKTSNLSQNNLGYGGNWQAQWTDKFSTIVAGSYSQYNVDASDLRVQTDQRLTQANEVLETGVQLKTQWAITSNLSFLNGYQFDEIGILNETTVTAPSYDRTKKDVLLNHALFSEVEYNKNNTYFRIGVRANYFQKFNQLLIEPRLNIRQKLNNQFALKLEGEFKNQSATQIVDFQDDFLGVENRRWILADNDAIPISKSKQASFGVDFKQHNFSIDVTSFYKVVNGITARNQGFYNNFQYLNATGNYTAKGLEFLANKTADNFSTWLSYTYSINDYEFESFTPSVFPNNVDIRHSVSLAFNYTVLDNLQLSLGGIWRSGQPYTKPLEDNQTVKINNNYYVNYDQPNSNNVSPFFRMDTSASYDINLSEQTKLTLRAGVRNLTNQNNIINRYFEVDPEDTNQTIEINNKSLGLTPNVSLRVSF encoded by the coding sequence ATGAAGGGTAATTTCTGGCTAACCTGTTTTTGTTTAGTATTGGTTACTGTTAGTTTTGGTCAGACAGACAAACTGCCACTTGCAGACTACATTAAAACGCTTCAATCAGAATTTAATGTCAAGTTCTCTTACGCGGTGGAGGATGTTGCTAATATTATAATTATAAAACCAGATACCGTATTAAATCTAGACGACACGCTGGATTATTTAAACGCCAATACACTTTTAAATTTCAAGACTATTGACCAACGTTACATTACGGTTTCGGTATTAGAAAAAACAATTTCTATTTGCGGTACGGTATATTCTGCAACAGCAAACCAAAGTCTATTAGGTGCTTCTGTAATTATAAAAGGGACCACCAAAGGGACGACTACAAACTATAATGGTCAATTTCAGTTTAGTGATCTGCCATTAAATGCTACGCTTTCAATTTCTTACTTAGGGTTTGAATCCCAAGATGTGCTTGCTAAATATTTTTTCTCCGACAGTGAGCCCTGCAAACCAGTACGTCTAATTGAAAATAACGAAATGCTTAACGAGGTACTAATCACCAAGTATCTAACCACGGGTTTACAAAAGCTAATGGACGGAAGTCTGTTATTAAACACGGACCAATTTGGTATTTTACCAGGATTGATAGCGCCTGATATTTTACAATCCATACAAGCCCTTCCGGGAATAGAAAGTGTTAATGAAAGCATTGCCAATATTAATGTAAGAGGAGGTACTAACGACCAAAACCTTATGCTTTGGGATGGTATTAAAATGTACCATTCGGGTCACTTTTTTGGATTAATATCCGCTTACAATCCCAACTTAACCAATACAGTTGTGGTTACTAAAAACGGAACAAGCAGCCAATATAGCGATGGTGTATCTAGTACCATTAATATGTTTACAAAAGACGAGCTTTCGCATACCATCTCCGGAGGTGCTGGTATAAACTTAATAAGCGCAGATGCTTTTTTAGAATTACCGATTACCAAAAAACTAGAGTTACACCTTTCCGGAAGACGGTCTATCACAGATGTATTTACCACACCGACTTACGATAATTATTTTGAAAGAAGTTTTCAGGATAGTGATATTAATACCAACGCTAGTATTACAAATAGTAACACCCAATCCGATTTTGTGTTTTATGACTATTCTGCAAAAGTATTATTCGATTTAAATAAAAACCACAAGTTTAGAGCGAATGTTATTGGTATTAATAACACTTTAGATTATGCCGAAAGTATTACTGATAGCGAAAATACAACCACATCAAAAACTAGTAACCTCTCACAAAACAATTTAGGTTACGGCGGAAATTGGCAAGCACAATGGACCGATAAATTCAGCACTATTGTGGCAGGAAGTTACTCGCAATACAATGTAGATGCTTCAGATTTACGTGTCCAAACGGATCAACGTTTAACACAAGCTAACGAGGTTTTAGAAACTGGAGTCCAGTTAAAAACTCAGTGGGCAATCACTAGCAATCTATCCTTTTTAAATGGATACCAGTTTGACGAAATCGGTATTCTAAACGAAACCACAGTTACAGCACCGTCTTATGATCGTACTAAAAAAGACGTATTACTTAATCACGCCTTATTTTCTGAAGTCGAATACAATAAAAACAACACCTATTTCAGGATCGGTGTCCGTGCCAATTACTTTCAAAAGTTTAACCAGTTATTAATTGAACCTCGCTTAAATATCAGACAAAAACTAAATAACCAATTCGCTTTAAAATTGGAAGGCGAATTTAAAAATCAGTCTGCCACACAAATAGTCGATTTTCAAGATGATTTTTTAGGCGTGGAAAATAGACGTTGGATTTTAGCGGATAATGATGCCATACCAATCTCTAAAAGCAAACAAGCCTCTTTTGGTGTCGATTTTAAACAGCATAATTTTAGTATTGATGTGACTAGTTTTTACAAAGTCGTTAACGGTATTACCGCCAGAAACCAAGGCTTCTATAACAACTTTCAATACCTCAACGCAACGGGTAATTACACTGCTAAAGGTCTCGAGTTTCTAGCCAATAAAACGGCGGATAATTTCAGTACTTGGCTAAGTTACACGTATAGTATTAACGATTACGAGTTTGAAAGTTTTACGCCTTCCGTATTCCCAAACAATGTTGATATCCGACACTCCGTATCCTTGGCATTTAACTACACAGTATTAGATAACTTACAACTTTCCCTTGGTGGGATTTGGCGTTCTGGTCAACCATACACTAAACCTTTGGAAGATAACCAAACCGTTAAAATCAACAACAATTACTATGTTAATTATGACCAGCCCAATAGCAATAACGTCTCTCCTTTTTTTAGGATGGACACCTCAGCTAGTTACGATATCAACCTATCCGAGCAAACTAAATTGACTTTAAGAGCAGGTGTTAGAAATCTAACGAATCAAAACAATATAATCAATCGGTATTTTGAAGTCGATCCAGAAGACACTAACCAAACGATTGAAATCAACAACAAATCTTTAGGATTAACCCCAAACGTTAGTTTGCGTGTTAGTTTTTAA